The genomic window GCTAGATTGCAGAAGCCCCGTGATCAGAGCGAAGCGAAGTCGCGGGGTAGTTCACCTTAGTTTAAAAGATAGAAAGCAACTTACCTTAATGGCTAAACATTGGCGTATGTGTTTATTTGTTGGTATCACCAGCGTTATTGGTTCAATTGGTTGGTTTACTGCCGCTAGTTTTGAAAATGCAGCCTATGTGAAGGCACTAGGGCAAGTAGAGTTTTTTATTACTTTATTGTTAACTTATCGAATTTTTAAGGAGCGTATTAGTCGAATTGAATACCTAGGCATGTTATTAATTATTGTTAGTGTGGTTATTTTATTACTTTGGGCATAGTGGCTAGCGTCTGTTTTTGCTACACTCGCAGAAAATTATTATTGTATTAATTAAATTGGATTTAAAATGAAAATTGCAGATAAAACCGTTGTTCAATTTCACTACACCTTAAAAGATGAAGCTGGCAATGAAATTGAATCATCATACGCGGGTGATCCTTTAGCCTATCTTCATGGCTATAAAAATATGTTAGTCGGTGTTGAAAATGCCTTAGTGGGTAAAGAAGTAGGCAACAAATTTTCAGTTACGCTACAACCAGAAGATACTTACGGTGAGCGTAAAGAAGATATGATCCAACGTGTTCCAGCAAAACATCTACAAGACGGTCAAGGGACCACTAAATGGCAAGCTGGCATGACAGCTTCTGTTGAAACCGAGCAAGGTCAACGTCAAGTGACTATTGTTAAAGCGGGCAAGTTTATGATCACGGTTGATATTAACCCACCCCTTGCTGGTATGGTATTAACCTTTGACTTAGACGTCATTGATGTACGTGCTGCTACAGATGAAGAAATTGAACATGGTCACGCACATGGCGCTGGCGGTCATCACCACTAAATTTTCTTAGTTAAAGTGGTCATTTATTTGAATGTTAAAGGTCAGCTCTGCTGACCTTTTTATATTGAGTTGCTGAGTGTGTTTTAAAGTTAATCATCAACTTTATTTATTGACAGCACATACATTTCATTATTTAAATTTACTTGCCAGCATATATTTAAATTATAGAGTTTCATGCCATAGATTTTATCATCGCCTTGTCGCTTTTTATAAGCGGGCCTAGGGTCCTGCGTTAAGACTTGTTCAATAAAAAGTGCTAGCTCTGGATACTCTCGTTGATACTTTTGCATATCATCTTGTGCTTGCTGAGAAAACTTGGTGGTTAACGCTTGCAAGGGTTGTTGTTGTGCAAAGCCGGCCTGTGCATTATCAATACTATCAGAGTAGGGAATATAAGGTTTAATATCAACAACGGGCGTTTGATCAAGCAGGTCTAGTCCAGAAATATTAATAACAGTTTGTTTGTTGTTTTGCGTAATACCCTCTAACTTTACTACCGACATGCCAATTGGGTTAGGTCTGAATGTAGAGCGAGTGGCTAATACCCCCAGTTTTTTATTTCCTCCCAAGCGAGGTGGTCTCACGAGCGGTTTCCAACCTTGGCGTTGCGTACCATGAAATATAAACAATATCCACAGGTGACTAAATTGCTCAATGCCACGAAGTAACTCTTCGTTATTGGCATCATCAAGCAATAAAATTGAGCCTTGTGCTGCACTCACTAGACCCGGTTGACGAGGAATAGCGAATTTTTCTTTGTAGGGAGAATTAACGCGACCAATATAGTTGAAGGTTACCTGGTTTTCAGGTGATACAGTCATTAGTTAATCTTTTTAAGCGGTTCAACTTGATAAGCAATACCATAGCAGACAAGGGTTGCATTACATTGCTTATTTGCTTGGTCGTCATCAATCAGCGCGCAACCGCTAAAAATTATCGCATTCGCTTGTTGCTGAGCTGCTTGTCTACGCGCTTCAGTTCTTGCCGCTATTTTATCAGGTAAGGCATGATGACTTTTTGCCTGACAATCTTCACCTTCAACTAAGCCAATAAGTTTATAACGGCCAGGAAATTCACTCTCATCTTGAAAAATTTTTACCTGTGCATGGCTGAAATATGTTTGAAAATTTCCTTTGTCCAAATTTGTTGAAACGGTATATTGAGATGAGCATGCTGATAATCCGATCAACGTCAGCATTAGTATTAATTTATTGTTGGTTTTACTTGTTGGCTTCATTTTTATCACTAGGTTACTTACTTACTTATATTTGCTTTAACAGGGGCTTTATTACTGATCCAATAATTAAATAATTTATCAATAACTTTGCTTTGTTGTTTCATATTTATCCAATTACGCATAAACAGTTCAAAAGCTTGATCGTTATGATTAATCGGGAATGCCATAGATATAGGTGCTAAGACAGGTTTAGGCACAATAACTGTGTACTCAGGATATAATAATGTCCAGGCAGAAGCTGCAGCAGCACCAAATAGCATACCATCAAAATGTTGATGCTTTTCTTTAAAGAATAATCTGGGTGTTGATATTTTCCAGGCCTTATTATGAATAAAGTTGCGTTCAACAGCGGTTTGGTAGAAAAAAGTTTCAGGTATACCGATAATCAGCGCTTTATTTTCGATGATTTTAGACCATAGCTTAAACTCTACACGCCTTTCATCTTTTACAATAAAGGCCAGTGATTGCTGAGAATAAGGCACCGTAAGGGTGAATTTAGTCATATTATCTGGGATAACGGGAATACCTGTCGTGATATCCAAATAGCCTGATTGTAAGAGTGCTTCCGCTTGATGATGAAATATTCTTACAAATTCAACATTGACGTTGAGGTCAATGGCGAGTTGATTCATTATTTCAATATCAAAACCGACCAACTTACCGTTATTGTTATGAAAGGCGTAAGGTAAGTCATCTCTGAAATAGCCAACCCTAATAAAACCACGTTGCTGAATTCGTTTTAGCACAGGAGAAAATGTAGGTTTGATGACAGCATTAGCAGGGCTGTTTTCGAGGTAGTTGCTTTCAACACCAGTGAACAAAAAGTCTCGCTCTATAAATTTGGTATAGCCTTGATACTGGTGACTTATAGCGTCAAAACTAAAACGTAAGGAGATAAATGCCAATACCGATACAAGCGGGATTATCGCTAAGTTACGCAGCAGTACACGCCATTTTATAGTAAAGCGTTTTAACATTGCCGTGGCAATTAATAGCGGTAAACAGCTAGAAAATACCACTGAAAAAATAGCACTTAATCGAGCGCCAATAAGATTCTCTGCCACTAAATAAAAGTCGAACATAGCACCGGAAACATTAAACAATTCTAGTAAATTTTGCATCGCTAATGTTGTGCTACCAAATAACTGTGGCAAGCCAGCAACAACTAGATTGATATGATCAGTAAAAGAAATATGGGCACCAGAGAACCAAGCGGCAAAGAGCACAAAAAGTAAAGCAAGCAGCTTACCACCGACGGGTAAACTAAAAGATATTGGCACAATAATCTCTGATATTTTTTCAAGATCGCTATCTTGAGGGTATTTTTGCTTAAGTAATTTTTTAGTGTTTTCAACAATCACAGGCAATACTGAAAAGAAGCTGCCTGTAGCAAAAGCAGTGATCATTGGCTCGCGAGAAACACTAACTATTTCTCGATAACCAAAAGGGGTGACCGTAGCAACAATGGCGGGGAATACTACAAAACAAAGCAGAGTTACCAAAACTATTGCACTAAGCATATAAACAACTAAACCATCGAGTTGGCTTGCATCAAGAGTAACAGCGGCACGCCAACCGATACAAAATATACCCAAAGGGGCAAATTTCATAATAAAACCATTAATGTTTGCGGTTGCTTGTTGTAAGTTTGAAAGCATTAACAAGGTTTGTCTTTTAGATTTAATCTTCATTAAACCAAGCCCCATACAGATACTAAAAAAAACTACCGCAGGGATTAAAGTATTTGCTAAGGCATTAAAAGGGTTTGCCGAGATAAATAAGTCAACCAAGCTAAATTCTGGCACAGATTGTATGGTGTTATTAGAATAAAACTCGGCATGTTGCCATTGAGGAAAGGACAAAGGGGTGCTAAAAATAAAAAATAGTACGACCGCTATCATCATTAAGATAATCAATAAACTTTGTTTAGAGACCTTTTTGGCTTTACTCGGCGTAAGCCCACCTATACCAACAACTAGTGACAGCACAATATAAGGCAGTACGGTCATTTGCAGGGCAGTAACAAAAGCATTTGCGGTGTTATCAATCACTGAATATTCGGTTGAAAAGTGATACCCCATCAACAACCCAAGAAACATCGCTAAGATAATTTGTACTAATAACGGTGGTTTAACAAACAACATTAAAATATTGTACTCATAAGTATTTTGCCATAATAATTGTAACGAACTATTTGAAAATTATAATACAAAAAAGCAGTGAACGTTCACTGCTTTTATCTCTTTGGTATTAACAGCTGACAGAGGGTTGTTATTTCACCCGCATACCCGGCTGTGCACCGTCGTCAGGATTTAATATCCATAAATCTTTACCACCAGGGCCTGCCGCAAGCACCATGCCTTCAGACATACCAAAACGCATTTTTCTTGGCGCCAAATTAGCAACCATCACGGTATGCTTACCAATTAAATCTTCTGGTTGATACGCTGACTTAATACCAGCAAACACTTGGCGTGTTTTACCACCTTCTTCTTTGGAATCAAGAGCAAGGGTCAAACGTAGCAGTTTATCAGCTTTTTCTACATGCTCGGCATTAATGATTTTTACTATACGCAAATCAATTTTAGCAAAATCGTCAAATTGAATTTCTTCGCTAATAGGATCACACCCTAATGGGTCATTAAGAGCCGCACTATTATCGACGATTTTTTCTTTTTTCGCTTTTTTTACCGGTTTTTCAGCGTCATCTTTAACAAGTAAATTGTCTTTCGATGCATCTGTCATTGCGTTAACTTTATCCATGTCGACACGCTGTAGTAAGGCTTTAAATTTATTGATCTTGTGGCTCGTCAATAATTTCTTATGTCCTTCCCAAGTTAATTCATCATTTAAAAACGTCGCTGTGCTATCAGCTAATACCGGTAATACTGGCTTTAAATAAATCATTAAGGTGCGAAACATATTGATACCTAGCGAACAGATGTCTTGCACTTCTTGTTGCTTAGTTTCATCTTTCACTAACTGCCATGGTTCTTTTACGGCTATATATTCGTTAACTTTGTCGGCCAATGCCATTATTTCACGCATACCACGGGCAAAATCACGCGCTTCATAGTGAGCGGCAATAGAGTCACCTGCCGCCATGACCTCTTCAGCGAGAGCTGGGTTGTCGATGTTTTCTGACAACATACCGTCAAAGCGTTTAGTGATGAAACTGGCACAACGTGAGGCAATATTAACCACTTTACCCACTAAGTCTGAATTGACTCGTTGCGCAAAATCTTCAAGATTTAAGTCTAAATCATCAATTTTATGGGTTAATTTAGCCGCATAGTAATAACGTAAATATTCAGGATTTAAATGATCTAAATAAGTACGGCCTTTAATAAAGGTGCCTTTAGACTTAGACATTTTTGCGCCATTAACAGTCACAAAACCATGAGCATGCACTGCCGTTGGTTTTCTAAAACCTGCACCTTCGAGCATAGCTGGCCAGAATAAACTATGAAAATATATAATGTCTTTGCCAATAAAATGGTAGAGCTCAGCTTCTGAGTCAAGTGCCCAAAACGCATCAAAATCGATACCGGTTTTATCACATAAGTTTTTGAAACTGCCCATGTAACCAATAGGAGCGTCTAGCCAGACATAAAAGTATTTGCCCGGAGCATTGGGTATTTCAAAGCCAAAATAAGGAGCGTCGCGGCTAATATCCCATTGTTGTAAACCAGACTCAAACCATTCAGCTAACTTATTAGCCATTTCATCTTGCAATGCGCCACTTCGTGTCCAATCTTGCAACATCTCACTAAAAGCAGGCAAGTCAAAGAAGTAGTGCTCTGAATCTTTTAATACTGGTGTTGCGCCAGAAACAACTGAACGCGGGTTTAGCACTTCAGTGGGCGAATACGTCGCGCCACACTCGTCACAGCTATCGCCGTTTTGATCGGCTGCCTGACACTTAGGACAAGTGCCCTTGACAAAGCGGTCAGGTAAGAACATCCCTTTTTCTGGATCGTATAGTTGAGAGATGACTCTAGTTTTAATATGACCTTTAGCATGCAAACGATTATAAATTTCGTGAGCAAACGCTTCATTCTCTGGACTATGCGTTGAATGATAGTTATCGAAACTAATATGAAAGTCTGCAAAGTCGCTCATATGCTCTTCACGGACACCATTGATCATTTCTTCAGGTGTTACCCCTAACTCATGCGCTTTAAGCATAATAGGCGTGCCATGGGCATCATCAGCACAAACAAAATAAGTTTCATGGCCGCGCATACGTTGAAAACGCACCCAAATATCGGTCTGAATATGTTCGAGTAAATGACCTAAATGAATAGAGCCATTGGCATAAGGCAGCGCACAAGTTACAAGAATTTTACGTTTATTTTTAGCGGTTGATGATGACTCTGATAACGACATATAAAGTTTACATTTATTGGTGGTAATTATGAGGGGAATGGTACAGAATTTGTCATTACTTTTCATTAATAATTATTGCCTAAACGCGATAAAGTGCCTTTTAAAATGTTCTCAAAGATATTTTCGTCAAAAACACTCCCCAGTGACGCTAAACAAACGCTTGTTGATAGCTTAAATCGTTATCGCAGTGAAAATTTTCCTCAAGGAATGCTGTATCCTGATATTGACCCTGAAATTACCTTAGAAAAAGGCAATGATATTGTCATTAAATTGTCTTTACCTTTCCCCTGCAATAGTGAAATACACTTATTAAGTGAAATGCTTACTAAAGAAGTTAAGCAAACCGTTCGTTTTGATGTTAAGTACAATGTTAAGCCGGTTCGCCGCCATGAACTCCTAGGTATAAAGAATATTATTGCTATTGCCTCTGGAAAAGGTGGAGTAGGGAAGTCGACAACAGCGGTTAATCTTGCCTATGCGTTAATCGCAGAAGGAGCCTCGGTTGGCATTTTAGACGCTGATATTTATGGCCCATCAGTTCCTACATTACTGGGTTTAAAAGGAGCAAAGCCTAGCTCTGATGATGGTAAGTTACTCACGCCAATAAATGCCAATGGTTTAAGCGCAATGTCGCTGGGTTTTTTAGTCGATGAGGATGATGCAACTGTTTGGCGAGGTCCAATGGCAAGCAGAGCTTTTAGTCAATTACTTAACGAAACTGATTGGCAAGGTATAGATTATTTAATTGTTGATATGCCCCCAGGCACCGGTGATATTCAATTAACGTTATCACAACAAGTACCCGTGGCAGCTTCTGTGGTTATTACCACACCACAAGATATAGCACTGGCTGACGCGATAAAGGGTATTGCGATGTTTGAACAAGTAAAAGTACCTGTGCTTGGTATTATTGAAAATATGAGTTATCACCAATGCGAAAATTGTGGTCACCATTCACACTTGTTTGGTGAAGGTGGAGGTCAACGGGTTGCCAATAAATATGATACGCAACTTTTAGGACAACTGCCGCTTGATGTCAGTATTCGTCGCGATGCAGACCAAGGGGTTTCGCCATTATTAACAGATAACACTAGTAACATCAGTGAGCAATACCGTAAGATAGCGCGAACTATCGCTGCACAATTATATCTGCAGTTGGATTCACGCAGTCCAAATACCGCAAAAATATTGATTGAAGATTAGCCTTTATAGCTAATTCCCTAACCTTAAAGTAATAACGTAAGAAGAACTAACATGAGATTGTCCGACAAAGACATAGAAACATCGCTTGAAAGAGGTGAAATTATTATTACACCCGCACCCGATAGCAGTATGATTTCAGGGGTAAGTGTTGATATTCGTTTAGGTAATGAATTTCGCGTTTTTCAAGATCATACCGCACCTTATATCGACTTAAGTGGTCCCAAAGCTGAAATGCAAAAAGCGATGGACTCAGTAATGAGTGATGAAATTGTTATCGCTGATGGTGAGGCTTTCTTTTTACATCCAGGTGAATTAGCGCTAGCGGTTACCTATGAGTCGGTTACCCTACCTGATAATATCGTTGGTTGGTTGGATGGTCGTTCATCATTAGCGCGCTTGGGCTTAATGGTCCATGTTACCGCGCATCGCATCGATCCCGGTTGGTCTGGACAGATTGTTTTAGAGTTTTATAATAGTGGTAAGCTTCCTTTGGCGCTTCGCCCTAAAATGAAAATAGCGGCACTAAATTTTGAAACTATGTCTTCAAGCGCTGCACGTCCTTATAATAAACGTGAAGATGCCAAATATAAAAATCAAACAGGTGCTGTTGCTAGCCGTATTAGTCAAGATGAAGCTTCTAAAAACTAAAAACTAAAAACTAAAAACTAAAAACTAAAAACTAAAAAGCCGTAAAATGAATGATCATTTTACGGCTTTTTATCAACAGTCTAAAAACTAGGCAGAAATACTATTTTGTTTATCAATACCACTTATGCAAAGTTTTAATGCCTGTAACAGTTTCTCTTTATCGTGGTTATGACTGTCTGAACCATTAGAAAGGTCGCAATGAATCACGGGTAAAATAGTAGATGTTACCGTTTCATTTTGACAAATAACACTATCAATAGGTAAACAGCCAATATTTTCTTTGATCCAATTAAGTTTCTCATCTAATGATAATGCTGCGGCTGGACTATCTTCTGGCCCTAAGTTCTCAATAAATACACAATGAGCAGAGCTTGCCTGAATCGCTTTAGTAATATCTCGCACTAACAAGGGTGGAATAACGCTGGTAAGAAAGCTCCCAGGGCCTAAAATAATCAAATCAGCAGACCTTATTGACTCAATACACAAAGGCAAGGTTTTAACCAACGGGGCCAATAATAATTTTTCTGGCATTATCGGCATTTTATCAACTGAGAGTTCACCTATTTTACAACGTCCCTTGGGGTAGAAGGCCATAAGATCGGTTGGTGTCTCTGACATCGGATATAAAGGCGTTCTAACCCCTAATAAACGTCTGACAAGCTTTATCGAATCAAGTGGCCGAGATTGCAATTTCCCCAGGGCATATAAAATAAGATTTCCTAGATTGTGACCACCCAGTTCATCTTGCCCATCAAATCTAAAATCAAATAACTGGCTGCCAACAGAGTCCTCATCAACAAGTAATGTTAAACAATTACGTAAATCGCCCCAAGCAATAGAACTACTGCGCTTACGTAAGCGGCCAGTAGAGCCTCCATTATCGGTTGTGGTTACTATACCCGTTAACTGCTTTTTTAAAAAAGAGAGAGTAGATAACACACGACCTAAACCGTGTCCGCCACCAATAGCGACAACATTTAGCTTTTCTAGCTGCATGAAAAATTCTTATTATTATATCTTAGTGCAACTTTACCCCCAATTTTGTCATAAAGAAACTATAAACCCTTATTTCATTGAGCTTGCCTACGTGTATTCTTTGAAATTAGGGAAAAAATAGCACCTTGTAGATAAATAATCGTTTAACATTAGCGACATCGCTTAATTGCAGATAAATAAAAGCCCTTTCAAAAAGTTGATATTGATAAATCACTGATTAAACAAAAAATAGTCAACTTGGCGTTTAAGTAAACACTTAACTAAAAACTTTGCAAAAAATACCTTTTTATCTAAAATAATAGTTGACAGTTTTAGGGCGGGTGCTTAGAATGCGCCTCGCTTTCAACGAGTGATTAATCATTTGTTAGGCAATGAATTTATAGCATATTAGGCCATGTTATTAATTTGTAGCGGGGCTATAGCTCAGCTGGGAGAGCGCTTCGCTGGCAGCGAAGAGGTCTGCGGTTCGATCCCGCATAGCTCCACCAAGTTTTAAGTTATTTAATTAAGTTAATCTTTATTTGAGTAATATTGGTTTTAAGTGCTTTTTTATCACTTAAAATAGAAAAGTTTACTTTTCACGATAGTATTTGTGTCCCTATCGTCTAGAGGCCTAGGACACCGCCCTTTCACGGCGGTAACAGGGGTTCGAATCCCCTTAGGGATGCCACTTATTTTTTATCGCCATATTGGCAGTAATTAAATAAGTAAACAGGGTATAACAAACTAGGTCTTGTTATCTCCTTTGATTGAAAGATTTTTTCAATGATAAAAACAAGATGTAAATCTTGTCCGATGCTTTTCTAAGTAGTTGAACCTTGTTTATTCAA from Colwellia sp. PAMC 20917 includes these protein-coding regions:
- a CDS encoding gluconeogenesis factor YvcK family protein gives rise to the protein MQLEKLNVVAIGGGHGLGRVLSTLSFLKKQLTGIVTTTDNGGSTGRLRKRSSSIAWGDLRNCLTLLVDEDSVGSQLFDFRFDGQDELGGHNLGNLILYALGKLQSRPLDSIKLVRRLLGVRTPLYPMSETPTDLMAFYPKGRCKIGELSVDKMPIMPEKLLLAPLVKTLPLCIESIRSADLIILGPGSFLTSVIPPLLVRDITKAIQASSAHCVFIENLGPEDSPAAALSLDEKLNWIKENIGCLPIDSVICQNETVTSTILPVIHCDLSNGSDSHNHDKEKLLQALKLCISGIDKQNSISA
- the dcd gene encoding dCTP deaminase → MRLSDKDIETSLERGEIIITPAPDSSMISGVSVDIRLGNEFRVFQDHTAPYIDLSGPKAEMQKAMDSVMSDEIVIADGEAFFLHPGELALAVTYESVTLPDNIVGWLDGRSSLARLGLMVHVTAHRIDPGWSGQIVLEFYNSGKLPLALRPKMKIAALNFETMSSSAARPYNKREDAKYKNQTGAVASRISQDEASKN
- a CDS encoding EamA family transporter, whose amino-acid sequence is MIRAKRSRGVVHLSLKDRKQLTLMAKHWRMCLFVGITSVIGSIGWFTAASFENAAYVKALGQVEFFITLLLTYRIFKERISRIEYLGMLLIIVSVVILLLWA
- a CDS encoding cation:dicarboxylate symporter family transporter; the protein is MLFVKPPLLVQIILAMFLGLLMGYHFSTEYSVIDNTANAFVTALQMTVLPYIVLSLVVGIGGLTPSKAKKVSKQSLLIILMMIAVVLFFIFSTPLSFPQWQHAEFYSNNTIQSVPEFSLVDLFISANPFNALANTLIPAVVFFSICMGLGLMKIKSKRQTLLMLSNLQQATANINGFIMKFAPLGIFCIGWRAAVTLDASQLDGLVVYMLSAIVLVTLLCFVVFPAIVATVTPFGYREIVSVSREPMITAFATGSFFSVLPVIVENTKKLLKQKYPQDSDLEKISEIIVPISFSLPVGGKLLALLFVLFAAWFSGAHISFTDHINLVVAGLPQLFGSTTLAMQNLLELFNVSGAMFDFYLVAENLIGARLSAIFSVVFSSCLPLLIATAMLKRFTIKWRVLLRNLAIIPLVSVLAFISLRFSFDAISHQYQGYTKFIERDFLFTGVESNYLENSPANAVIKPTFSPVLKRIQQRGFIRVGYFRDDLPYAFHNNNGKLVGFDIEIMNQLAIDLNVNVEFVRIFHHQAEALLQSGYLDITTGIPVIPDNMTKFTLTVPYSQQSLAFIVKDERRVEFKLWSKIIENKALIIGIPETFFYQTAVERNFIHNKAWKISTPRLFFKEKHQHFDGMLFGAAAASAWTLLYPEYTVIVPKPVLAPISMAFPINHNDQAFELFMRNWINMKQQSKVIDKLFNYWISNKAPVKANISK
- a CDS encoding FKBP-type peptidyl-prolyl cis-trans isomerase, coding for MKIADKTVVQFHYTLKDEAGNEIESSYAGDPLAYLHGYKNMLVGVENALVGKEVGNKFSVTLQPEDTYGERKEDMIQRVPAKHLQDGQGTTKWQAGMTASVETEQGQRQVTIVKAGKFMITVDINPPLAGMVLTFDLDVIDVRAATDEEIEHGHAHGAGGHHH
- the rcsF gene encoding Rcs stress response system protein RcsF — encoded protein: MKPTSKTNNKLILMLTLIGLSACSSQYTVSTNLDKGNFQTYFSHAQVKIFQDESEFPGRYKLIGLVEGEDCQAKSHHALPDKIAARTEARRQAAQQQANAIIFSGCALIDDDQANKQCNATLVCYGIAYQVEPLKKIN
- the tsaA gene encoding tRNA (N6-threonylcarbamoyladenosine(37)-N6)-methyltransferase TrmO; the protein is MTVSPENQVTFNYIGRVNSPYKEKFAIPRQPGLVSAAQGSILLLDDANNEELLRGIEQFSHLWILFIFHGTQRQGWKPLVRPPRLGGNKKLGVLATRSTFRPNPIGMSVVKLEGITQNNKQTVINISGLDLLDQTPVVDIKPYIPYSDSIDNAQAGFAQQQPLQALTTKFSQQAQDDMQKYQREYPELALFIEQVLTQDPRPAYKKRQGDDKIYGMKLYNLNICWQVNLNNEMYVLSINKVDD
- the metG gene encoding methionine--tRNA ligase, whose translation is MSLSESSSTAKNKRKILVTCALPYANGSIHLGHLLEHIQTDIWVRFQRMRGHETYFVCADDAHGTPIMLKAHELGVTPEEMINGVREEHMSDFADFHISFDNYHSTHSPENEAFAHEIYNRLHAKGHIKTRVISQLYDPEKGMFLPDRFVKGTCPKCQAADQNGDSCDECGATYSPTEVLNPRSVVSGATPVLKDSEHYFFDLPAFSEMLQDWTRSGALQDEMANKLAEWFESGLQQWDISRDAPYFGFEIPNAPGKYFYVWLDAPIGYMGSFKNLCDKTGIDFDAFWALDSEAELYHFIGKDIIYFHSLFWPAMLEGAGFRKPTAVHAHGFVTVNGAKMSKSKGTFIKGRTYLDHLNPEYLRYYYAAKLTHKIDDLDLNLEDFAQRVNSDLVGKVVNIASRCASFITKRFDGMLSENIDNPALAEEVMAAGDSIAAHYEARDFARGMREIMALADKVNEYIAVKEPWQLVKDETKQQEVQDICSLGINMFRTLMIYLKPVLPVLADSTATFLNDELTWEGHKKLLTSHKINKFKALLQRVDMDKVNAMTDASKDNLLVKDDAEKPVKKAKKEKIVDNSAALNDPLGCDPISEEIQFDDFAKIDLRIVKIINAEHVEKADKLLRLTLALDSKEEGGKTRQVFAGIKSAYQPEDLIGKHTVMVANLAPRKMRFGMSEGMVLAAGPGGKDLWILNPDDGAQPGMRVK
- the apbC gene encoding iron-sulfur cluster carrier protein ApbC, with the translated sequence MFSKIFSSKTLPSDAKQTLVDSLNRYRSENFPQGMLYPDIDPEITLEKGNDIVIKLSLPFPCNSEIHLLSEMLTKEVKQTVRFDVKYNVKPVRRHELLGIKNIIAIASGKGGVGKSTTAVNLAYALIAEGASVGILDADIYGPSVPTLLGLKGAKPSSDDGKLLTPINANGLSAMSLGFLVDEDDATVWRGPMASRAFSQLLNETDWQGIDYLIVDMPPGTGDIQLTLSQQVPVAASVVITTPQDIALADAIKGIAMFEQVKVPVLGIIENMSYHQCENCGHHSHLFGEGGGQRVANKYDTQLLGQLPLDVSIRRDADQGVSPLLTDNTSNISEQYRKIARTIAAQLYLQLDSRSPNTAKILIED